gctgctatggattaggaaaaaaacgagtttgaaaaaaatgttaaggaaacacatttttgacattatctctgtgacagttcaagatagagggctgaaagttggagtgattactagtaatgaggcgacaaacaattgacactcaccaattcaactattcctcacGGGGGCCACGtgtccttccttagcctgctaaaccctttATAGAGTATAATTATAAAGACAATacctactgtagtttttaagttttaatataCTTAGAAAGTCTAACCGTTTAGTTAGCTATTTAAATTAGAATATAACTATGACTATACCCTACTTGGGTGCATATAAAGCTAAAAGCTAGAATATTTAAAGCTTTTTCTctgacaaataaacaaataagttATTCTTGTCAGAGCTGTGGAAAAAGCTTAGAATAATTTATGTGCTTATCCCTTGAGTTGTGATACGTTTTGCTCATAGTTTAATTCACGCAGATAATGTATCCCAAACTATAATCATAAAGGAGATGTTATTTTGCAGAAATGTTATTGTTACTAGTGCGTCGCTTAATTTGAACGTAACATTAGTCCGAACATTTACGACTCGTGGacgtaactttattttaattaactaacCGCAGTAACTCGAAGTCATTTAAGTGACACTTAAACGCCCCTGAACACAGCATTAAGCGGTATTATTACATATCAGTTAGCAAAATACATACCAAGTTGAAATAGTAATAATGTGCCATGAACAGTGTGTTTATTGAaatcagtaataaataaatataaaaaaaaaatcggccaaggcGAGTCGCTCTTGCGCATCGAGAGTTCCGTATAAATTTCCAGGTATATGCTTAGCAGAGCTCTGCTCCTTATCAAAAGGTAGCTAAGTGAGGTAATTTTACCCTTCTCCGACAATTTGTCCATAAAAGACCTTTTATAATGCTTGTATTTTGtaattgcgttgacttaaaatttgtttatttcactGCTCCGAGGGGTAGCACCAGACCTAAGTATTccatatgaatttcagcttaaAATCTTTCACTTTCCCTAGAAAAAGAGTTTTGACAGAGAGACGGACGGAAGACAAAAAAGCgattaagggttccgtttttgccgaaAGAGTTACGGAATCTTAGAATCTTaggtataattataattgtCAAGATAGTACTGTCAAAAATAAGattaaagaaaattttatttcaaaatgtattaatttttttttataattaataactaacgaagccgtggtggcctagtggtttgacctatcgcctctcaagcagagggtcgtgggttcaaaccccggctcgcacctctgtgtttttcgaaattcatgtgcggagttacatttgaaatttaccacgagctttgcagtgaaggaaaacatcgtgaggaaacctgcacaaacctgcgaagcaattcaatggtgtgtgtgaagttcccaatccgcactgggcccgcgtgggaactatggcccaagccctcttgttctgagaggaggcctgtgcccagcagtgggacgtatataggctggatgatgaacTAAAGAGTGCGCTCTctgctttctttctttattgagGCCATTGTTGTcatactatttaaattaaaaagaggaataaaaatatcttacCTCTACGCATTTTAATGCGAATCTACTAATTGTAAAGCAAGGCTTTAGCGTATTCAAATTCACTTTTAAGAGAAAAATTACGGAAGTTCCATGAACCGTGTAAGGTGTGTAAGGTATGCCACGCGGGCCGGGGTGTATTCACGACGAATCACATGCAAATAATGGTTGCTACGCGTACCATTCATTGCGGGCCCCGTGTGCGTTAGCCCTTTGTTTTACGCCGTAAGCAAAATCCGATGTCTAAAATTACGTAATGTACATTAAACTTTGGTTAACGTTAAACGCTCTTTTAGGATATAGAATGGTTTTATCGCTTGGGGCTCGCTGCGTCATTGATATGCGGCCCTGCGACATTCCGCGCGGATATATTACGTGGGATCACGTGGATCCCCGGAGAACGACTTACTTTCCAGCCCCAGAGATTGATGGTATATTGTTTTATCTAGTGGGAATATAGATGAGCTAATCAAAGCGTGTACGCGTTTATTGACTATGAAATATGTTAATTTGGTTCGGATCGGACGCATAATATGCCAGACGGAGTTAGCCTTGAACATGGTATTTAGATAACGAAATTGAGTGAATACGTCAAGTAGCGGTAGAGATTTTAGAATTTAAATAGAATTACTTATACATTCTTTATCATAACATATCTACATTTACTTATTTCAGATGAAACGTTTTGATCTGTAGATAGATGCGATAGAGGAAAATATAAAATGACATTAACCGCCCAAAAATAACTCTTCATGTATAGACATGTTCATATCCGTGAAAAGGTGCAATCCAATCAAACACTGTGAATGttcgaataataaaaagaatGGAAACTATTTCGATTCGAAAAGTTgctatatataataaataattacattcgATTCGTTCGCCGTTCGAGTTCGACGTAGTACCTAGTACTTACTTTGAAGGGACAGTATACTTCAatggaaaaatactttcaagtctTGCAAGTTTATCGGGTCGGTACCTGGTTTATACTTGCAAGGAAATACCTGGTATCAAAACGTGGTAACGTAAATACGCACCATCTCTAGTCTCAAACCATCTCCGTAGCAAAATATGTAGTTGAGCGGTTTAAGCGCGAGCTAATAGACAGAGAaataaagttactttcgcatttataggcAACATTAGCATGGattatgagtaggtatattatgtagaaaaataaaactacaagcGACTCGAATTTAGGTTCACTAAAATTACAAAccttttttcttatttgttgaTCCAAAgatcagaggcgtctttacctatcgTGGAACTAACTAACCAGTTTACCAACCAGGAGTCAATTAGCTAGTCAATATCTGGATTAAGCGAAGGTAACAACGTCGTCATCTGTTACAGGTGCAGGTGCCGCTGGCCTTATCGGCGCCGGCGTGCTGGGCGCGGGCGCGCTCGGCATCGGCTTGCTTGGAGTGAAAGCCGGCGTCGTCGGCGGTGCTCTAGCGGCCTCTTCTCTTCGTGGCAGAAGTTATGGTGGCGGTTTCGGTTTTGGAGGCGGTTACGGAGGTGGCTACGGAGGCGGCTACGGGGGCGGCTACGGCGGCGGCTACGGCGGCGGCTACGGCGGCGGCTACGGCGGCGGCTACGGTGGATACAGCTACGGTATTTGGTGGTATATATACAGATAGCGTTCAGCTTTAAATCGGTTGGGATTTAtaggattttttgaaaaatctatatacttgtctctttctcaaacgcttttctctatgcagcaagtatggcggtactggtgtgacgtcacatgccagtatgtctttttctgtctaatcttgaatttcaaacctttataactttgttatttgtaaaggtagcttaaaaattgattcGATAACAGTAGTTTTACTGCACAAATACAATACCATTGATGGAGGAATGACTGATACTATTGATGGTAACTACGTTAATATATGCATGGtgtaatttattgttttcttttcagGAGCTACCCTACGTACGTTGTCGAAGAACAATGGTGCTAACGGACTCAGTGAAATTGATGGATGATACTGTGAAAATGacattgtttgagaatttgTGAAAgtgaagtaggtatttattttacaatcggTGTAACAAATACTGAATAAACcgtgtaaaaataaatgatgttttgttttcattagGTTCCTACTATAGACttctattatatatataattatgtacacgTGGCATTTTAGAGGAGTTTTAAAGGTCAAAAATTACTtatcttcaaaaaactttataatttaaattaagtatttaaagCAAAAAACATCGACAAAAACATTCAAAAGAGAAAGAAACAACTTTTAGAGGTATTGAGAAGTaacatgaaaatgttttttgcgAGTTTGCAAAGTTTTAACGAGcgctgtaaataaattaatcaatgattACAGTGGATAAAAGAATTTTAAAGGGATTTATTGTACCATGTGTATTGTTCTAAAgacgttatttttttcttaaattgagCCGGTAAAACAGTGTTTAGTTTCTTTAGTAGGTACCAGTTTATTGTTATCAGTTTCACGAGTCATATTCatttaaagcaaaaaaaaaacaaaatttatttattctgtgtaAGTTAAGAAGTGAATTGAGCCATTTACAGTATAATAGAAAATATTAGCTGTTCAAAATAACTCGTCTTTCGTGATATCATAACCATGACGCAAACAAAATTTTGTTAATGctgctttttaataaaaaaaactattaaattcgCTGAAGCTGTTAATACTAAAATTGCAGTTACTGGTAGCACGAGTTGATTTTACTTTTAcaacgaaaaaatatttacattttgtgTGCTGGCTGGCAAAAGATTTTTCAGATAATATTTTCGATGCAAGCGATTCGGCCGTGTATCATGGATGTACTAGGGGCGTTTATACTGGCTCGGGTGGATGAGCGCCGCTGGCATCGAAACAGCATTAACGGAGATGGATGGGATCGGCCCACGCCATCGCCTCTTTAATCTCGTGCACAAAAGAGATGTACGACCGCTCCACACTCCACGCCTGCTGATGATCACTCTCATGAGATCACTTCGCGCCGAGTTGACGCTGTCACGCTGTCACGCTGTCGCTCCGCGCAACGACCCTCATATTAACTAAGTTACTGcgttagtaaaattttcgattGTCACTTACGTTACATAGTGATACGTTTgatagtttacgtatatttataTACAGATATAATGCTCAAGTTTGTAAATTAAAACGATTgacataaaaatactttttgttaGCTCCCGTCTTGTAGTTAATGTACAATGTGTATGAAACCCCGCTTTCATTTCAACCCACTTTTTTACAAAAGTATTGTACTTAATGGGTAACTTTCCATGCATCAGATTAAAACTCTCGCATCTAGATGGCTTCTACTTTTTTATAATGTCAAAGTTTGTCTACGAGTATACATATATACCCGGATTTGTATATCACAGGAGTGCGTTTTAATCTTCTGTttaaatttagatattttttaaacttacttaGAGAGATGGTGCTATGTAGGTACTGTAGGGtttaggctgtataccgctggcaggtggtaaaactgaccacctggcaggctagattgactttattatgtataatgatagtatttttatattgtatgattctagaatttgactttaaaaagaCGATtaacagcggtatacatgccgcaGCACAGATTGCTCCCAACAGCCTGAGTGGCTGGAACTATCTATTTAATCTAATTATAAGTTCTACAATAAATCTGAGTACTGAAGAAATATCcattttatttgaactgagtttaaagtcacgcgcgtagatccccattacctaagctcttaccaagttacagtctcCACAGTACCtacatccatcccagcctatatgcgtcccactgctgggcacaggcctcctctcataacaagagggcttgggccatagttcccacgcggacccagtgcggattgggaacttcacacgcaccattgaattgcttcgttggtttgtgcaggtttcctcacgatgttttccttcaccgcaaagctcgtggtaaatttttaatgtaattccgcacatgaatttcgaaaaactcagaggtgcgagccggggtttgaacctacgaccctctgcttgagaggcgataggtcaaaccactaggccaccacggcttcttaacCTACATACCGTCACTGAATAGGCAAAACTACTTCAGCCCCATTGTGGTCGAAATGagttatatatgtataattaaatattgaaataaatatatcatgggagacttgacactaattgtctatggatactaagcaacggataaacatacttatagataaatacatacctaaacacatattaaacatccaagatccgagaacaaacattcgtattatgcatacaaatatctgcctgaAATATCAATTTGTATTAGCAATCAaacatttacaatgttattcACAAAACCATAGTTAAAGGGAacaagtaggtccactccgaccctttaggagacttaactgccaactccggcgcggacgcttagggttgtcgacgtttattttagttttttttaaatcggttctgGTTCGCTCGCTTACATCGAACGTGAATACATACGCCGGtaaaaaagaaatgtttttgCTTCGTGCAAgaataaaaatctatattatCCTTTTAATATGCCCAAAAAAAGAGAACATACGCGTACAAATATCATAGGTGGTCAATACTTTTAGCCAAGGCTGTAACAATAACGTAAGTTCTCTTTGTTTGggcacatatttttatttttatattttatttcttgcgcgaaacataaacaattattatttttttattcaagttcGATGTAAGCGAACCGGAACCGAAAAAAAGGGTTATTCATTTTTCATTacaagttttgttttgttaccaACCAGCATGCCAGTAATAGTATATAAACAATGTATGTGTAATTACTACTAGATATAGAATTTGGATGCACATATTCTGTggatttatacttttttcacaCCACCTTCATGATAAGTCCTAATTATATATCATGGAAACCTTTCTCAAAGTCATTATACAGCCCGTACAGCTCAGCAGCTCAGCCCCGTGGGCGCCGAACGCCGCACCGAGTCTCCCATGGCTCTAAGCACCTCTGCTGTTTTTGGTCGCCTCCTGGCGCCTTCCTCCTTTTGAGAGACTGTAGAGCAGATGATATTTCTGAGCGAAGAATCATGGGTTCCAGTTCTAGATCCTCTTAGACCGGAATAGTT
Above is a window of Choristoneura fumiferana chromosome 18, NRCan_CFum_1, whole genome shotgun sequence DNA encoding:
- the LOC141437545 gene encoding uncharacterized protein codes for the protein MQAYTVLVGVLVACAAAMALEQGPLIAALQPQQVQPQETELVLVPTEVQGPRQKRHGLLLGAGAAGLIGAGVLGAGALGIGLLGVKAGVVGGALAASSLRGRSYGGGFGFGGGYGGGYGGGYGGGYGGGYGGGYGGGYGGGYGGYSYGATLRTLSKNNGANGLSEIDG